A single region of the Eleginops maclovinus isolate JMC-PN-2008 ecotype Puerto Natales chromosome 4, JC_Emac_rtc_rv5, whole genome shotgun sequence genome encodes:
- the stm gene encoding protein starmaker isoform X1: MLRRCVILLLLAFAGLSLAAPVPDETAADERTDPLLDPLNKVAAGNTTSQEGTQESSESAESAETQESFDSDSEQESSQSAESAETQETNEKAAESTGTDVSSVEKLNPATGANSKGLGSNDTAGPVTDTNTNKSRPDDDPKIPKPVTVTDPDLDSDSDANTDESGPDDDPKIAKPITDSDSDSDPDSDESGPDDDPKIARPITDSDSDSDPDSDESGPDDDPKIDKPVTDPDPDSDSDPDSDESGPDDDPKIAKPITDSDSDADSDANSDEPGPDEDPKIAKPLTDSDESGPDEDPKIAKALADSDESGPDEDPKITKPLTHSDESGPDEDPKIAKALADSDESGPDEDPKITKPLTHSDESGPDEDPKIAKALADSDESGPDEDPKITKPLTHSDESGPDDDTDSDLGADTSNNSNDSGADTSTDSNDPGADTSTDSNDSGADTSTDSNDSGADTSTDSNDSGADTSTDSNDSGADTSNNSNDSGADTSTDSNDPGADTSTDSNDSGADTSTDSNDSGADTSTDSNDSGADTSNNSNDSGADTSTDSNDSGADTSTDSNDSGADTSTDSNDSGADTSTDSEVLTEKDDRMDDKGPDEGVSLADGEEVKEVKERDDIGDKDPKESGEDVMDGDDTSEGEIKENDATVDETDGKKSDLGSKSDANTSENEPPKDDSPDLLDPSTPANDEGIPEHSVNEDTEGPAADQQLVQPVDSTTTAGI, translated from the exons ATGCTGCGACG gTGTGTAATATTGCTGCTTCTTGCCTTTGCGGGTCTTTCTCTTGCAGCTCCAGTCCCAG ATGAAACAGCAGCTGATG AGAGAACTGACCCGCTGCTGGATCCCCTGAACAAAG TAGCTGCTGGGAACACAACCTCTCAAGAAGGAACTCAAG AGTCATCCGAGTCAGCTGAGTCTGCTGAAACTCAAG AATCTTTTGACAGCGACTCTGAACAAG AGTCATCCCAGTCAGCCGAGTCTGCTGAAACTCAAG AAACCAATGAGAAGGCAGCTGAAAGCACCGGCACTGATGTCAGCTCAGTGGAAAAGCTGAATCCTGCCACGGGCGCCAACTCTAAAGGACTTGGTTCTAATGACACCGCTGGCCCTGTCACTGACACTAACACTAACAAATCGCGGCCAGATGATGATCCTAAGATACCTAAGCCAGTCACTGTCACTGACCCTGACcttgactctgactctgacgcTAATACTGACGAATCCGGGCCGGATGATGACCCTAAGATAGCTAAGCCCATcactgactctgactctgactctgacccTGACTCTGACGAATCCGGGCCGGATGATGACCCTAAGATAGCTAGGCCCATCACTGACTCCGACTCTGACTCTGACCCTGACTCTGACGAATCCGGGCCGGATGATGACCCTAAGATAGATAAGCCCGTCACCGACCCTGAccctgactctgactctgacccTGACTCTGATGAATCCGGGCCGGATGATGACCCTAAGATAGCTAAGCCCATCACTGACTCCGACTCTGACGCTGACAGTGACGCTAACTCTGATGAACCCGGGCCGGATGAGGACCCTAAGATAGCTAAGCCCCTCACTGACTCAGACGAATCCGGGCCAGATGAAGACCCTAAGATAGCTAAGGCCCTCGCTGATTCTGACGAATCCGGGCCAGATGAGGACCCTAAGATAACTAAGCCCCTCACTCACTCTGACGAATCCGGGCCAGATGAAGACCCTAAGATAGCTAAGGCCCTCGCTGATTCTGACGAATCCGGGCCAGATGAAGACCCTAAGATAACTAAGCCCCTCACTCACTCTGACGAATCCGGGCCGGATGAGGACCCTAAGATAGCTAAGGCCCTCGCTGACTCTGACGAATCCGGGCCGGATGAGGACCCTAAGATAACTAAGCCCCTCACTCACTCTGACGAATCCGGGCCAGATGATGACACTGACTCCGACCTAGGCGCTGATACTAGTAATAACTCTAATGACTCGGGCGCTGATACAAGCACTGACTCTAATGACCCGGGCGCTGATACTAGTACTGACTCTAATGACTCGGGCGCTGATACTAGTACTGACTCTAATGACTCGGGCGCTGATACTAGTACTGACTCTAATGACTCGGGCGCTGATACTAGTACTGACTCTAATGACTCGGGCGCTGATACTAGTAATAACTCTAATGACTCGGGCGCTGATACTAGTACTGACTCTAATGACCCGGGCGCTGATACTAGTACTGACTCTAATGACTCGGGCGCTGATACAAGCACTGACTCTAATGACTCGGGCGCTGATACTAGTACTGACTCTAATGACTCGGGCGCTGATACTAGTAATAACTCTAATGACTCGGGCGCTGATACTAGTACTGACTCTAATGACTCGGGCGCTGATACTAGTACTGACTCTAATGACTCGGGCGCTGATACTAGTACTGACTCTAATGACTCGGGCGCTGATACTAGTACTGACTCTGAGGTACTTACAGAGAAAGACGACAGAATGGACGATAAAGGTCCGGATGAAGGGGTGTCGCTAGCAGATggggaggaggtgaaggaggtgAAGGAGAGAGATGATATAGGGGATAAGGATCCAAAGGAATCAGGAGAGGATGTGATGGATGGTGATGATACCTCAGAGGGGGAAATCAAAGAAAATGACGCCACAGTCGATGAAACAGATGGAAAAAAGAGTGACTTAGGCAGTAAGTCTGATGCAAACACTAGTGAAAATGAGCCCCCAAAAGATGACAGCCCTGACCTGTTAGACCCTTCCACCCCAGCCAACGATGAGGGAATCCCGGAGCACTCTGTGAACGAGGACACGGAAG
- the stm gene encoding protein starmaker isoform X2, with translation MLRRCVILLLLAFAGLSLAAPVPDETAADERTDPLLDPLNKAAGNTTSQEGTQESSESAESAETQESFDSDSEQESSQSAESAETQETNEKAAESTGTDVSSVEKLNPATGANSKGLGSNDTAGPVTDTNTNKSRPDDDPKIPKPVTVTDPDLDSDSDANTDESGPDDDPKIAKPITDSDSDSDPDSDESGPDDDPKIARPITDSDSDSDPDSDESGPDDDPKIDKPVTDPDPDSDSDPDSDESGPDDDPKIAKPITDSDSDADSDANSDEPGPDEDPKIAKPLTDSDESGPDEDPKIAKALADSDESGPDEDPKITKPLTHSDESGPDEDPKIAKALADSDESGPDEDPKITKPLTHSDESGPDEDPKIAKALADSDESGPDEDPKITKPLTHSDESGPDDDTDSDLGADTSNNSNDSGADTSTDSNDPGADTSTDSNDSGADTSTDSNDSGADTSTDSNDSGADTSTDSNDSGADTSNNSNDSGADTSTDSNDPGADTSTDSNDSGADTSTDSNDSGADTSTDSNDSGADTSNNSNDSGADTSTDSNDSGADTSTDSNDSGADTSTDSNDSGADTSTDSEVLTEKDDRMDDKGPDEGVSLADGEEVKEVKERDDIGDKDPKESGEDVMDGDDTSEGEIKENDATVDETDGKKSDLGSKSDANTSENEPPKDDSPDLLDPSTPANDEGIPEHSVNEDTEGPAADQQLVQPVDSTTTAGI, from the exons ATGCTGCGACG gTGTGTAATATTGCTGCTTCTTGCCTTTGCGGGTCTTTCTCTTGCAGCTCCAGTCCCAG ATGAAACAGCAGCTGATG AGAGAACTGACCCGCTGCTGGATCCCCTGAACAAAG CTGCTGGGAACACAACCTCTCAAGAAGGAACTCAAG AGTCATCCGAGTCAGCTGAGTCTGCTGAAACTCAAG AATCTTTTGACAGCGACTCTGAACAAG AGTCATCCCAGTCAGCCGAGTCTGCTGAAACTCAAG AAACCAATGAGAAGGCAGCTGAAAGCACCGGCACTGATGTCAGCTCAGTGGAAAAGCTGAATCCTGCCACGGGCGCCAACTCTAAAGGACTTGGTTCTAATGACACCGCTGGCCCTGTCACTGACACTAACACTAACAAATCGCGGCCAGATGATGATCCTAAGATACCTAAGCCAGTCACTGTCACTGACCCTGACcttgactctgactctgacgcTAATACTGACGAATCCGGGCCGGATGATGACCCTAAGATAGCTAAGCCCATcactgactctgactctgactctgacccTGACTCTGACGAATCCGGGCCGGATGATGACCCTAAGATAGCTAGGCCCATCACTGACTCCGACTCTGACTCTGACCCTGACTCTGACGAATCCGGGCCGGATGATGACCCTAAGATAGATAAGCCCGTCACCGACCCTGAccctgactctgactctgacccTGACTCTGATGAATCCGGGCCGGATGATGACCCTAAGATAGCTAAGCCCATCACTGACTCCGACTCTGACGCTGACAGTGACGCTAACTCTGATGAACCCGGGCCGGATGAGGACCCTAAGATAGCTAAGCCCCTCACTGACTCAGACGAATCCGGGCCAGATGAAGACCCTAAGATAGCTAAGGCCCTCGCTGATTCTGACGAATCCGGGCCAGATGAGGACCCTAAGATAACTAAGCCCCTCACTCACTCTGACGAATCCGGGCCAGATGAAGACCCTAAGATAGCTAAGGCCCTCGCTGATTCTGACGAATCCGGGCCAGATGAAGACCCTAAGATAACTAAGCCCCTCACTCACTCTGACGAATCCGGGCCGGATGAGGACCCTAAGATAGCTAAGGCCCTCGCTGACTCTGACGAATCCGGGCCGGATGAGGACCCTAAGATAACTAAGCCCCTCACTCACTCTGACGAATCCGGGCCAGATGATGACACTGACTCCGACCTAGGCGCTGATACTAGTAATAACTCTAATGACTCGGGCGCTGATACAAGCACTGACTCTAATGACCCGGGCGCTGATACTAGTACTGACTCTAATGACTCGGGCGCTGATACTAGTACTGACTCTAATGACTCGGGCGCTGATACTAGTACTGACTCTAATGACTCGGGCGCTGATACTAGTACTGACTCTAATGACTCGGGCGCTGATACTAGTAATAACTCTAATGACTCGGGCGCTGATACTAGTACTGACTCTAATGACCCGGGCGCTGATACTAGTACTGACTCTAATGACTCGGGCGCTGATACAAGCACTGACTCTAATGACTCGGGCGCTGATACTAGTACTGACTCTAATGACTCGGGCGCTGATACTAGTAATAACTCTAATGACTCGGGCGCTGATACTAGTACTGACTCTAATGACTCGGGCGCTGATACTAGTACTGACTCTAATGACTCGGGCGCTGATACTAGTACTGACTCTAATGACTCGGGCGCTGATACTAGTACTGACTCTGAGGTACTTACAGAGAAAGACGACAGAATGGACGATAAAGGTCCGGATGAAGGGGTGTCGCTAGCAGATggggaggaggtgaaggaggtgAAGGAGAGAGATGATATAGGGGATAAGGATCCAAAGGAATCAGGAGAGGATGTGATGGATGGTGATGATACCTCAGAGGGGGAAATCAAAGAAAATGACGCCACAGTCGATGAAACAGATGGAAAAAAGAGTGACTTAGGCAGTAAGTCTGATGCAAACACTAGTGAAAATGAGCCCCCAAAAGATGACAGCCCTGACCTGTTAGACCCTTCCACCCCAGCCAACGATGAGGGAATCCCGGAGCACTCTGTGAACGAGGACACGGAAG